A single region of the Pan troglodytes isolate AG18354 chromosome 18, NHGRI_mPanTro3-v2.0_pri, whole genome shotgun sequence genome encodes:
- the LOC107972902 gene encoding LOW QUALITY PROTEIN: large ribosomal subunit protein eL15-like (The sequence of the model RefSeq protein was modified relative to this genomic sequence to represent the inferred CDS: substituted 2 bases at 2 genomic stop codons), whose translation MGAYKYIHELWRKKQSDVMSFLLRVRCWQYRQLSALHRAPRPTRPDKVHQLGYKIKQGYVIYGIRILRDGRKCSVPKGATYGKPVHHGINXSLQLIAEEXVGRHCGALRVLNSYWMGEDSTHKFFEVILIDPFHKAIGRNPDTQWITKPVHKHKEMCGLACAGQKSHGLGKGRKFHHTIGGSCRAAWRRRNTLNLRCYH comes from the coding sequence ATGGGTGCATACAAGTACATCCACGAGCTGTGGAGGAAGAAGCAGTCTGATGTCATGAGCTTTCTTCTGAGGGTCCGCTGCTGGCAGTACCGCCAGCTCTCTGCTCTCCACAGGGCTCCCCGCCCCACCCGGCCCGATAAAGTGCACCAACTGGGCTACAAGATCAAGCAAGGTTATGTTATATACGGGATTCGTATTCTCCGTGACGGCCGAAAATGCTCAGTTCCTAAGGGTGCAACTTACGGCAAGCCTGTCCATCATGGTATTAACTGAAGCCTACAGTTGATTGCAGAGGAGTGAGTTGGACGCCACTGTGGGGCTCTAAGAGTCCTGAATTCTTACTGGATGGGTGAAGATTCCACACACAAATTTTTTGAGGTTATCCTCATTGATCCATTCCATAAAGCTATCGGAAGAAATCCTGACACCCAGTGGATCACCAAACCAGTCCACAAGCACAAGGAGATGTGTGGCCTGGCATGTGCAGGCCAAAAGAGCCATGGCCTTGGAAAGGGCCGTAAGTTCCACCACACTATTGGTGGTTCTTGCCGGGCAGCTTGGAGAAGGCGCAATACTCTCAATCTCCGCTGTTACCACTAA